A region from the Medicago truncatula cultivar Jemalong A17 chromosome 6, MtrunA17r5.0-ANR, whole genome shotgun sequence genome encodes:
- the LOC25480870 gene encoding 50S ribosomal protein L6, chloroplastic yields the protein MASSVTSSFQLSNFKSSFVGERSRIRISSAPATHVGFFRKTTECKESRIGKQPIPVPSNVTIKMEGQYFHAKGPLGELSLTYPREVKVERQEEGVLKVSKAVETRRANQMHGLFRTLTDNIVVGVSKGFEKKLQLIGVGYRATVEGNEVVLNLGFSHPVKMTIPEGLKVKVDENTRITVSGYDKSEIGQFAASIRKWRPPEPYKGKGIKYEDEVVRRKEGKAGKKK from the exons ATGGCTTCTTCAGTTACCTCTTCGTTTCAACTAAG CAATTTTAAGTCATCTTTTGTTGGCGAGAGAAGTAGGATCAGAATTTCAAGTGCTCCTGCTACTCATGTTGGGTTCTTTAGAAAGACTACCGAATGTAAGGAATCACGTATTGGGAAACAACCAATTCCCGTTCCATCCAATGTAACCATCAAAATGGAAGGGCAATATTTCCATGCGAAAGGTCCTTTGGGAGAACTTTCATTAACTTATCCTCGAGAAGTTAAGGTTGAGAGGCAAGAAGAAGGGGTTTTAAAGGTCAGTAAGGCAGTTGAAACTAGAAGGGCGAATCAAATGCACGGGCTTTTCAG GACACTTACGGACAACATAGTGGTTGGAGTATCTAAAGGTTTTGAAAAGAAACTTCAACTTATTGGTGTCGGTTATCGTGCTACGGTAGAAGGAAACGAAGTAGTGTTGAATCTTGGATTTTCTCATCCTGTTAAGATGACAATCCCTGAAGGCCTCAAAGTGAAAGTAGACGAAAACACCAGAATCACAGTTAGTGGATATGACAAGTCTGAGATCGGGCAGTTTGCGGCTTCGATTAGAAAATGGAGACCTCCAGAACCCTACAAAGGTAAGGGTATCAAATATGAAGATGAAGTTGTAAGGAGAAAGGAAGGAAAAGCAGGGAAGAAGAAGTGA